GAAATTATGTAGTCACAGTCAAAGAATGTCGCTGTTTACCTGCACATTGTTTTTATGCTAATAAGCTTATTTTCATCAATGTATCAATGTATGCATTGATCCTCCAAGGGAACTGGAAGTCTATACTGGAAAAATGAATCAGTGCTTCAGTATCAATCTACCCATCCATGTTCCACCCATCCAAGACACTGAAAAAATACTGAACTCATTTACATGCTGAGTCATTCAAACTTCAAACAGGTCAAATTAGACATGGGACATTGTGGACTTTCATCATTCTAAAGTGTGAATATTTAGGCTATAGGGGGTTCATTTGTATATATTATCCTATACATTATTTTATTGAATACAGATTTAAGCACTTTTTTTATAGGTCCACATTCTTCACACTATGTACAGTATTGCGATATTCTGCAGGTGTGTGCTAATGGTTAGCAAAAGTGCACATTTCGAGTTTCAGAAGCTGAAATAGCTGTGTGGTTGAGGAAAAGCTGGTGGTTAAAAACACAAGCTCTCAGTTCCTTTTTAAACTATTAGGCACAGTAATGCTTTTtgacacacattcactgtctAGCCAAATGTCAGTAAGGAGCCATCAATTTATTATGCTCACATCATGTACATATCCTCAAACATATGTACAGAGTCAAGCCAACAATATCAGCAGATCATAGTGCAGCACATATAGACAAAAAAAGAAGTTCCTTATAATGTCACACTTTACAGTAGGGCAGTTTGAGTCACATCACTAAAGTCTTTCCCCACAGTAGGCCTGTTTTACTCTTCATTTTGTAGTGTTGTTTAATCCACACAGAACTAGGGATGCCCCAATCCAGATCTGAGTTTCAATTATAATATAGTCATTTACCAGAATCCTAGTGATGCTCAGTCTAAACTGACAACTGTTGTCTGTCAAATGCTGATGTGAAAAAGTGTGGCGAATGTGCTATGACTTGGTTTCCATAACACATATGCATTAACCTTCTGCGCTCTGGTTTGATAACAGAAAGATGTACATAAATCCTGTTAATACAGCATGAACATTTTTTAACAGTCAAAATGGACAAAAATTGCAGAAAGTTGACAAACATCTAGAGAAAATATATGTAACAATCAAATGTCTGATAACAGCACCTAAATGACACTGGAGTACACTCTGTTAGAACAATAAAGACAAAAGGATCAGAACTGGACTGGGCTTAAAATATCTGAGACCAGATATTTTAACATATCCCTGGATACTGAAACATCCCTACGCACAATGTACTTTTGAACATTCATGTACATTTCGCTATGCCACAAATGCTACACACTGTGGCAACAGTGTGCCTTTTTTAATTGTATCAACAAGACTAAGTGTAAAACAGGCACTAACAGTTCTCTGCATCTAGACCTTCAACACACTAAACATTTTAAGGACCTTGCCCTCAAGTATCTCCCCCAAAGTGCAAGCAGGTTTTATAAGTTTGTCCCAGATTTAAGCTACATCATCAGAAGGGGGATATCCTCGTCTAGGGAAAGGGAGCTTGAATAAATCATGTTTCGTGTGTAAAAGGCTTTCAGGAGTCCAGAGACTGGGGGTTTAGATGCGGCCAGACGTATGACGCTCCAGACTGGAGTAGTGAGATGGTAGGAAGTTGCGCAGCGGCAGTCATATTGCCTGCTCCACCAGTGGGCGAGTGTTTAAGGCGGTGTTTCTTGAGCTGTCCTAGTTCCCGGAAGCAGCAGCCACAGAGTGCACAGCGGTATGGCCTctcacctgtgtgaatgcgctggtgcttgTGCAGGCTGTCCAGGTGGCGAAAGCGCTTCTCACAAAAGCGGCACGGGTATGGCCGCTCAcctgtgtgaatacgctggtgtgtCTTCAGGCAATAGAAGCGACGGAATCCACGTCCGCACACGTTGCATCGGTGCACTTTGTCAGCACTGTCCCTCTGGAACTCTGCTGGGCTTGCAATGGTGATGTCGCCCTCTATAGGTGGCATCAAGCCCAGCAGGACTTCACTTTCGCTAATCTGGGGATGAGCTTGTACAGTGGTCGCCGCTGAGGACAGTGATGATGAGGAAGTGGCCACTGAGTCTGTCACTGGAGGCTCTAAAGACTGCGGCTCAGGATCGTCTTCAATTTTAACAGCGTTCTGTTTGACATCACTGCCATCCATTACCTGAATGATGCCCAGATCATTTACGTTGCCAGCAGTAGCACCAATATCAAAGTCATACTTGCTTAGATTGGATGTGTCATCAGAGATCTTTGCAGATGAGCCTGCTGTTTCCCGGTCCTCTTGAACTCTCACATAATCTTGCACTGCACTGGAAGGGGCCTTGTAATCTacaaaatacagaagaaaagagTCACGAGAATGAGGAATGAAATACAGAATGTAGAATGAATCATTTATGTATAATCTGTTAACCTTACTATTGGTTGTATTAAAGacatgtatttgtattttatcacACTTTCCCACTCTTTGTACAATGCCATCAGTTTGACACACCTAGCCATTGCCACCTTCATCAGTTCCATCATCTATACCagttgtgtctttttttttttcttttttataattttatttccaatttttcccattttctcctcaatttagcacagccaattacccacccAATCATTAgaattccccctatcactagtaatgccccaacacaccacgagggtgaagactagcacatgcttccttcgatacatgtaaagtcagccaccgcttcttttcga
This genomic interval from Astyanax mexicanus isolate ESR-SI-001 chromosome 1, AstMex3_surface, whole genome shotgun sequence contains the following:
- the LOC103032807 gene encoding Krueppel-like factor 6, with the translated sequence MASDGLSVSFLQYELASTIEQAVRCAVETVLRETTRVVSARITAARDAAAESRRENRSLRERLEASEGELKAVRYYVSAAEKNIKQCLLLDQRRPGVEGSPTAALAHSEGGLLQLQRGKTLRSAAARSHGGKTVPSVGLCLPTVQGDWPRRRVRIAAGKEATSSRLPVEPELVMERTEGEIEEYYISEEGVAAKDYKAPSSAVQDYVRVQEDRETAGSSAKISDDTSNLSKYDFDIGATAGNVNDLGIIQVMDGSDVKQNAVKIEDDPEPQSLEPPVTDSVATSSSSLSSAATTVQAHPQISESEVLLGLMPPIEGDITIASPAEFQRDSADKVHRCNVCGRGFRRFYCLKTHQRIHTGERPYPCRFCEKRFRHLDSLHKHQRIHTGERPYRCALCGCCFRELGQLKKHRLKHSPTGGAGNMTAAAQLPTISLLQSGASYVWPHLNPQSLDS